A single genomic interval of cyanobiont of Ornithocercus magnificus harbors:
- a CDS encoding dTMP kinase: protein MSDQQSEKLPRGKFIALEGIDGAGKTSQLEELAAWLPSSGLMPPGARLIKTEAPGGTKLGDTIRDWIFEYKYSELNLNLTELAEFFLFIADYVQQLETVIHPALSRGDWVISDRSLFSALAYHVTAAEINIFRHLRQLLQKKFKPGGAEPDIVIWLDLDLEAACARVRRRFCCPPLEPPKLDPKTLTWEVPEIRMEPILNTYRRRLIRDDGDRESLLSAETRLYRKPEDPYRSSQLYYASEVYHQLWYCSQFRTEHRQYRYDNGRTIDYNLDAVHTAVDPWDSIWIKIPAEYDFDDISSWIKMELHRYFIDNPMTPETCKPLAISYEKKSKTSTKKNSDESKIPHRKYPPKWYKYKGKKYMY from the coding sequence ATGTCTGATCAACAGAGTGAAAAACTTCCACGCGGTAAATTTATCGCTTTGGAGGGTATCGATGGAGCCGGCAAAACATCTCAGCTAGAAGAGTTAGCAGCTTGGCTGCCCTCTTCGGGTCTAATGCCACCAGGCGCGCGCCTAATCAAGACTGAAGCCCCTGGTGGTACCAAGTTAGGAGACACAATCAGAGATTGGATATTTGAGTACAAATACTCGGAGTTAAATTTAAATTTAACTGAGCTAGCCGAGTTTTTTCTGTTTATCGCAGATTATGTCCAGCAGCTAGAGACAGTCATACATCCAGCGCTTTCCAGAGGAGATTGGGTTATTAGCGATCGTTCATTGTTCTCCGCCTTAGCATATCATGTAACGGCTGCAGAAATCAATATATTCAGACATCTAAGACAGTTACTGCAGAAGAAATTTAAACCAGGCGGCGCAGAGCCAGACATCGTGATCTGGTTAGATCTGGATCTAGAGGCAGCCTGTGCTCGTGTACGTAGGAGGTTTTGCTGCCCCCCACTAGAGCCCCCTAAACTAGATCCAAAGACGCTGACGTGGGAGGTGCCCGAGATTAGAATGGAGCCGATACTAAATACGTACAGGCGGCGTCTTATTCGAGATGATGGGGATAGAGAGTCTTTACTCAGCGCAGAGACGCGGCTATACCGCAAGCCAGAGGATCCTTACCGATCCTCCCAGCTATACTATGCATCGGAGGTATACCACCAACTGTGGTACTGTTCCCAATTTAGGACTGAACACAGACAATATAGATATGATAATGGAAGAACTATTGATTATAATTTAGACGCCGTACATACCGCGGTAGATCCGTGGGACAGTATCTGGATTAAGATTCCCGCAGAATATGATTTTGATGATATAAGTAGCTGGATCAAGATGGAACTACATCGGTATTTTATTGACAACCCGATGACTCCTGAGACCTGCAAACCGCTTGCCATATCTTATGAAAAGAAATCGAAGACTTCTACAAAGAAGAATAGCGATGAATCGAAGATTCCGCACCGCAAATATCCTCCTAAATGGTACAAATACAAAGGAAAGAAATACATGTACTGA
- a CDS encoding DNA-directed RNA polymerase codes for MVSYTEIEAQVQLEQFSVTAGLETLHRNEKALKDRSYGSASLVGTATAPELIGRVAYRIQQTWDSLKRGQNGPMYAEIGRSLEDMPKENMAAVAVKKFIDGVLSSELKNAQIAKLAPSLGFAVESEAMFSHYQSVCPGFLAYLKKRYFHAASGTRQKRSTVHLRTKHLHDVEHWRDWTVTSRAKIGAWLIDCICRSSDWFKVSLKQVAPKKRYNYIVPTDAFRAIAAELLVHAELFSPVSLPMLVPPNPWSNTVRGGYLTEELRRTNRLVRGYRRDVFPLPIHSPVAIDSLNRLQQTAWTINDFTYRTARTLSDRGIAVGKFKPIAEIPLPAKPVDIDTNPEAKAAYKAAAKRIRDLNAQTFRESCRTRMTMNTASMFIGKTLYFPYNFCTRGRLYTIPSLLSPQGSDFDKALLLFAAGAEMTEAAAFWIAFQVATTWGQGLDKAPLRERQDWVRKNQQLIAAIAEDPAGNRVEWEVADEPWQFLAACSEWTQCVYHRSRTLTFLPISIDASCSGIQHLASASRDATAAQLVNILPGNKPADAYAAVAAVAAAEIPPAVRPHLDRSICKKPVMTLCYASTAYANRIQIKEALAKKGVTVDKDDLTESVRTIRKAMKKVLPGPLRVLSWLQEETAAALKRGCEEIRWETPVGFSVVQSYYKKRYTHINLHLLGKARFRLPVYLDNDPEKTINCPKHIAAVAANFTHSLDAALVVETVRRFAALRIDQALSIAFIHDCALARATDIEDLARTLRAAFSHIYSDGDPLARFAEQIGAQSKPPRLGDFDPAVVLDSEYFFC; via the coding sequence ATGGTGAGTTACACCGAAATTGAAGCACAGGTTCAACTCGAGCAATTTTCAGTCACCGCCGGCCTCGAAACGCTACATCGAAACGAGAAGGCGCTCAAAGACCGCTCTTACGGCAGCGCCTCGCTGGTCGGTACAGCCACGGCACCCGAGCTTATAGGCCGTGTTGCTTACCGAATACAGCAAACATGGGACAGCTTAAAGCGCGGCCAGAACGGCCCTATGTATGCCGAAATCGGGCGATCTCTCGAAGATATGCCCAAAGAGAATATGGCGGCAGTGGCAGTTAAAAAGTTTATAGATGGGGTTTTATCTTCGGAGCTTAAGAATGCACAGATCGCGAAGCTGGCACCTTCTCTTGGCTTTGCCGTTGAAAGCGAAGCTATGTTTTCACACTACCAAAGTGTTTGCCCCGGATTTCTAGCCTATCTCAAAAAGAGATACTTTCACGCTGCTAGCGGCACAAGGCAAAAGCGGTCGACTGTACACCTACGCACTAAGCATCTCCACGATGTGGAGCATTGGCGAGATTGGACAGTAACATCGCGGGCCAAGATCGGCGCGTGGCTTATCGATTGTATCTGTCGTTCTAGCGACTGGTTTAAGGTCTCTTTAAAACAAGTGGCCCCTAAAAAGAGATACAACTATATCGTACCTACGGATGCTTTTCGAGCTATTGCCGCTGAGTTGTTGGTACATGCAGAGCTTTTTAGTCCTGTATCGCTGCCGATGCTGGTACCGCCGAACCCGTGGTCCAACACTGTAAGGGGCGGGTATCTAACCGAGGAGCTGCGCAGAACTAATCGGTTAGTGCGCGGCTACCGCCGCGATGTGTTCCCGCTACCGATCCACAGTCCTGTCGCTATCGACAGCTTAAACCGCTTGCAGCAGACAGCTTGGACGATCAACGATTTCACATATCGGACTGCAAGAACTCTATCTGATCGCGGTATAGCAGTGGGCAAGTTTAAGCCGATTGCAGAGATACCCCTACCGGCAAAGCCGGTCGACATCGACACTAACCCGGAAGCGAAGGCTGCTTACAAGGCAGCCGCGAAGCGTATCCGCGATCTTAACGCGCAGACGTTCAGGGAGTCGTGCCGCACCCGAATGACTATGAATACGGCCTCCATGTTTATCGGGAAGACATTGTACTTTCCGTACAATTTCTGCACGCGCGGGCGTCTCTACACTATACCTTCACTGCTATCTCCGCAGGGTAGCGATTTCGATAAAGCCTTGTTGCTCTTTGCCGCCGGTGCAGAAATGACCGAGGCAGCCGCCTTTTGGATTGCATTTCAGGTTGCCACCACTTGGGGCCAGGGTCTCGATAAGGCACCGTTACGAGAGCGGCAAGACTGGGTCAGGAAAAACCAGCAGCTAATCGCTGCTATAGCCGAAGATCCTGCCGGCAACCGCGTCGAATGGGAGGTAGCTGACGAGCCGTGGCAGTTTCTTGCCGCTTGTAGCGAGTGGACGCAATGCGTCTACCACCGCAGCCGCACCCTAACCTTCTTACCCATATCTATAGACGCTAGCTGCTCTGGTATTCAGCATCTGGCTTCTGCCAGTCGAGATGCTACCGCGGCGCAATTGGTCAACATTTTGCCGGGCAATAAACCTGCCGATGCCTACGCGGCTGTGGCTGCTGTGGCTGCTGCTGAGATACCTCCAGCAGTTCGCCCCCATCTCGACAGAAGCATCTGTAAGAAACCAGTAATGACGCTCTGCTATGCGTCGACAGCCTACGCCAACCGCATTCAGATTAAAGAAGCACTCGCCAAGAAAGGCGTGACCGTAGATAAAGACGATCTTACTGAAAGTGTGCGGACAATTCGCAAAGCAATGAAAAAGGTCTTACCTGGACCTCTACGGGTATTGTCATGGTTGCAAGAGGAGACAGCTGCCGCACTGAAACGGGGCTGCGAGGAGATTAGGTGGGAGACACCGGTAGGTTTTTCGGTTGTGCAATCGTATTATAAAAAGCGCTATACGCACATTAACTTACATCTTCTCGGAAAGGCGCGATTTAGACTTCCTGTCTACCTAGATAACGATCCTGAGAAGACAATAAACTGCCCCAAGCACATCGCCGCCGTTGCTGCTAATTTTACGCACTCTCTCGATGCCGCTCTGGTGGTCGAGACCGTGCGTCGATTCGCTGCTCTCCGCATAGATCAAGCACTGTCAATAGCGTTCATCCACGACTGTGCTCTCGCCCGCGCGACCGATATTGAGGATTTAGCCCGGACACTCCGAGCGGCTTTCAGTCATATCTATAGCGACGGTGATCCCCTAGCCCGGTTTGCAGAGCAGATCGGTGCACAAAGCAAGCCACCACGGCTGGGTGATTTTGATCCTGCTGTTGTCCTAGATAGCGAGTACTTCTTTTGTTGA
- a CDS encoding MarR family transcriptional regulator: MNKPSLPNFVHLRLIQGILEAGRAVPVQPVILLGLRRQELWRMTKPKSQDVPTKLAACADTERGRDVLKPLKEPSTLIQSEDGLISNQQLSLAGPYSGSEDSNFYFSGENYACGSIYRLSRAVAVFKEALGYEATTHLLMTFLYIARNDGCSMQDLERATGATGASNSRNTDWLSYGRNAVTNNGLGLIKKERPLNQKDRRKIVLSLTSKGKELLKTLSEVLYR, from the coding sequence ATGAATAAACCCAGTCTCCCGAACTTTGTACACTTACGCCTAATCCAAGGTATTCTCGAGGCTGGCCGAGCAGTGCCGGTGCAGCCTGTTATACTTTTAGGCCTGCGTAGACAGGAGCTTTGGCGAATGACGAAACCCAAATCACAGGATGTCCCGACAAAATTAGCTGCTTGTGCTGATACAGAAAGAGGCAGAGATGTATTAAAGCCATTAAAAGAGCCCAGCACACTAATACAATCAGAAGATGGCTTGATCTCGAACCAGCAGTTGTCATTGGCCGGGCCCTACTCAGGATCAGAAGATAGCAATTTTTATTTTTCTGGCGAAAATTATGCGTGTGGAAGCATTTACCGTCTCAGTCGCGCAGTCGCTGTGTTTAAGGAAGCATTAGGATACGAAGCGACGACGCATCTACTAATGACATTTCTGTATATAGCTAGAAATGACGGTTGTAGCATGCAGGATCTGGAAAGGGCGACTGGAGCTACAGGTGCTAGTAATTCTCGAAACACTGACTGGCTGTCATATGGCAGAAATGCTGTAACCAATAACGGGCTGGGCCTGATTAAAAAAGAGAGGCCACTAAATCAGAAAGATAGGAGAAAAATAGTACTGAGCCTGACATCCAAAGGTAAGGAGTTGCTGAAAACCCTATCGGAAGTTTTATATCGCTGA
- a CDS encoding site-specific integrase produces MKVDRHGKAAALSAAQFEALLTAAPSPRYRALWTLQRYMAARISEALALTWGDVVGQQVTFRRATTKTRTTRQLPQNQVLQEELTNYRQYWTDRHGRAPSPKDVLFPSPGSTTSPITRRSADEMLRKTCRQIGLVGVTTHSFRRTAAQDAVNRGVPLHLVQKFTGHKSLGSLGEYLDASDAELLAVIG; encoded by the coding sequence ATGAAGGTAGACCGCCACGGCAAAGCTGCGGCTCTGAGCGCTGCGCAGTTCGAGGCTTTACTTACCGCTGCGCCCAGCCCTCGCTACCGTGCGCTCTGGACACTGCAGCGCTACATGGCAGCGCGAATCAGTGAAGCTCTGGCGCTCACCTGGGGCGACGTTGTCGGTCAACAAGTGACTTTCCGCCGCGCCACCACCAAGACGCGCACAACCAGGCAACTACCGCAGAATCAAGTACTTCAGGAGGAATTAACTAACTATCGCCAGTATTGGACAGACCGACATGGCCGTGCACCTTCTCCTAAAGACGTGCTATTTCCATCGCCCGGCTCTACAACCAGCCCGATCACTAGGAGATCAGCCGATGAGATGCTGCGTAAAACTTGCCGTCAGATCGGTCTAGTCGGAGTTACTACGCACTCGTTCCGCCGCACGGCGGCTCAAGACGCGGTCAACCGTGGCGTGCCGCTGCATCTGGTTCAGAAATTTACAGGACATAAGTCACTAGGCTCCTTGGGCGAGTATCTCGATGCTTCAGATGCCGAGCTGTTAGCCGTTATTGGCTAG
- a CDS encoding 5'-3' exonuclease, with translation MTNIKLLVDADVILYSACLSAEYDLEYNEYLTVVASYFDDARRHVERQLHYIKRRFDAQNSNLILFFSGENNFRKELSTQYKSQRLRKKPCGYWRLLKYLEGTYHTQRWPRIEADDAIGIYATSAPPYTCIVISPDKDLRQIPGQLFNPNTNELSHISPTDGARWHLIQTLAGDRSDNYPGCPGLGASRATSLLDKKGYSWQNVVKAFALKNLDQDTALLNARLARILTKNDYDFKLQRPILWKPRASSTAD, from the coding sequence ATGACAAATATTAAGCTTTTAGTAGATGCTGATGTTATACTTTACTCTGCCTGTCTATCGGCAGAATATGATCTTGAATACAATGAATACCTTACCGTTGTTGCCAGCTATTTTGATGATGCTAGACGTCATGTAGAACGCCAGCTACACTACATCAAACGCCGTTTTGATGCTCAAAACTCCAACCTCATATTATTCTTCAGCGGTGAGAACAATTTCCGCAAGGAGCTGAGCACCCAATATAAGTCGCAGCGGCTGCGGAAGAAACCCTGCGGATATTGGAGATTACTCAAGTACTTAGAGGGTACTTATCATACGCAACGCTGGCCGAGAATCGAGGCCGATGATGCGATAGGTATCTACGCCACTTCCGCCCCACCGTATACGTGTATCGTCATTAGTCCGGACAAGGATCTTCGGCAGATTCCAGGACAACTATTTAACCCCAACACCAACGAGTTAAGCCATATTTCCCCAACCGACGGTGCGCGCTGGCATCTGATACAAACACTAGCAGGAGACCGCAGCGATAATTATCCCGGCTGCCCGGGATTGGGAGCGTCTCGCGCCACCTCGTTGCTGGATAAAAAGGGATACAGTTGGCAGAATGTAGTCAAAGCATTTGCCCTAAAGAATCTAGATCAAGACACTGCGTTATTGAATGCGCGCTTAGCCCGAATTTTGACTAAAAACGACTATGACTTCAAGCTCCAAAGACCCATTTTATGGAAGCCAAGGGCCTCCAGCACCGCTGACTGA
- a CDS encoding single-stranded DNA-binding protein, with the protein MNFYGKDVVTPEPLTLVGYQHILTSKFDYDCTASCPEDIIRELEVERVHLLDLAYANIKDKERATKKPAPWRKRSDDYHPEADQPFILKFYWQERNAPTVVDSMGAPVAASEKLPIYAGSRVKLAFRQKTYTMKDGFTYGTKLEIRGIQLIYLGEALSSSETAELFGTFEGGYVQASGNFDSGGDAESDLPF; encoded by the coding sequence ATGAATTTTTACGGTAAAGACGTTGTTACTCCTGAGCCTTTAACTTTGGTCGGATATCAACATATTCTAACTAGCAAGTTTGATTACGACTGTACCGCTTCTTGTCCAGAAGACATTATACGAGAATTAGAAGTGGAGCGGGTGCATCTGCTAGATTTAGCGTACGCGAATATTAAAGATAAAGAGCGCGCCACAAAAAAGCCTGCTCCATGGCGGAAACGCTCCGATGATTACCATCCAGAGGCAGATCAGCCATTTATACTAAAGTTTTACTGGCAGGAGCGCAACGCGCCGACTGTGGTAGATAGCATGGGCGCGCCGGTCGCAGCCTCTGAGAAACTACCTATTTACGCAGGTAGCAGAGTTAAGCTAGCCTTTCGGCAGAAAACATATACGATGAAAGATGGATTTACGTATGGCACTAAACTAGAAATTAGAGGTATACAACTCATATACTTGGGAGAAGCACTTTCAAGCAGCGAGACTGCAGAGTTGTTCGGTACTTTCGAGGGTGGCTACGTCCAGGCTAGCGGCAATTTCGACAGCGGCGGAGATGCTGAATCCGATTTGCCGTTCTGA
- a CDS encoding DNA-directed DNA polymerase, with amino-acid sequence MLIFDLESDGLLEQATKVHCLVIYDTATNETLVFNDQPPGLCRQPAFGTLAAGLNLLQSAECIAGHNVIRFDLALLKSLYPGEFTYSGRVLDTYLCSVLLYSDIFLKDCDGVPYFMDLVPKHCKGRHKLEAWGYRLGLLKDEFGKTTDWADWSADMEEYCIRDVQITHRLLSLFQRNLNCSLEAGDTPAWIDLEHRVQQILTDQERWGWSFDVESARELAETLTPIRDKRQRELLQIHPYCPHQKVITPKRNNASLGVVADSPYCKLLEFKPRSGEHIKSVLAFYHGWKPSKTAKRTKSGKLSVDKNALAEIAAGGISIASQLREFTDIDDSLQSLSEGADAWLKCCSQEGRIHHTCAVTTVSHRVSHRKPNAGNVPAASEFRRLWRASPGKTMVGGDLKGIELRIFAHLLSHWDGGSYARTLVDGDIHQVNADKMGHGISRDLAKRLVFAMIYGSGNERLGRMVDPTLSTSASQKLGRGIRESYINGIHGYSDLMSAATTAAERGYIKSLDGRELPIRESYRTLNLYIQSSAATIAKRWMILVDRYCKEKRLDAHQLGFIHDELQFECPPPMAPALMAIIKQSAGEAGRYYNLRIPIEADVKTGANWAETH; translated from the coding sequence ATGCTAATTTTCGACCTAGAATCGGACGGTCTGCTGGAACAGGCCACTAAAGTTCACTGTCTAGTTATTTATGATACCGCAACTAATGAGACTCTGGTTTTCAATGACCAACCTCCCGGCTTATGCAGACAACCTGCATTCGGCACTCTCGCAGCCGGGTTAAATCTTTTACAGAGTGCCGAATGCATCGCGGGCCACAACGTCATTAGATTTGATTTAGCTCTTTTGAAATCGCTCTATCCTGGCGAGTTCACATACTCGGGCAGAGTGTTGGATACTTACCTTTGCTCGGTTCTTCTCTATAGCGATATCTTTCTAAAGGATTGCGACGGCGTCCCCTACTTTATGGACTTGGTGCCGAAACACTGCAAAGGCCGGCACAAGCTAGAGGCGTGGGGCTATAGATTAGGTCTCTTAAAGGATGAGTTCGGTAAAACCACGGACTGGGCAGATTGGAGTGCAGATATGGAAGAGTACTGTATCCGCGATGTGCAAATAACTCACAGACTCTTATCGCTCTTTCAGAGAAACTTAAATTGCTCGCTGGAGGCAGGAGATACACCTGCTTGGATTGATCTAGAGCATCGAGTACAACAAATTTTGACTGATCAGGAGAGATGGGGATGGTCTTTTGACGTGGAATCCGCACGGGAGCTGGCCGAAACACTAACCCCTATACGAGACAAACGCCAGCGGGAGTTGCTGCAGATCCACCCCTACTGCCCTCACCAAAAAGTGATTACACCAAAACGAAATAACGCTAGTTTAGGTGTGGTCGCTGACAGTCCATACTGCAAATTGCTGGAATTCAAACCCCGTTCAGGCGAACATATAAAATCGGTTCTGGCTTTCTATCACGGCTGGAAACCGAGCAAGACCGCGAAACGGACAAAATCGGGCAAATTATCGGTCGATAAAAACGCTCTAGCAGAAATCGCAGCTGGCGGCATTTCCATCGCGTCACAGCTGCGGGAGTTCACCGACATAGACGACAGCCTGCAGTCTCTGTCGGAAGGCGCCGATGCATGGTTGAAATGCTGCTCCCAGGAGGGCCGCATACACCATACATGTGCCGTTACCACCGTCTCTCACCGAGTCTCACACCGCAAACCTAATGCAGGAAATGTTCCTGCTGCATCAGAATTCCGACGTCTTTGGCGTGCATCGCCCGGTAAGACGATGGTTGGTGGCGATCTCAAAGGTATAGAGTTACGGATATTTGCACACCTACTTTCCCATTGGGATGGCGGCAGCTATGCGCGTACCCTGGTCGATGGAGACATCCACCAGGTCAATGCAGATAAGATGGGGCATGGCATCAGCCGCGATCTTGCCAAGAGATTAGTTTTTGCCATGATTTACGGATCTGGCAACGAACGTCTGGGCCGGATGGTCGACCCAACTCTGAGCACTTCTGCATCCCAAAAATTAGGCAGAGGTATTCGCGAGTCTTATATTAACGGAATCCACGGCTACAGCGATTTAATGTCCGCTGCCACGACTGCTGCCGAACGGGGTTATATAAAATCACTAGATGGACGGGAGCTCCCCATACGCGAATCGTACCGCACGCTAAACCTCTACATTCAGAGTTCGGCGGCAACCATAGCTAAACGCTGGATGATTTTGGTGGATCGTTACTGTAAAGAAAAGCGTCTTGACGCCCATCAACTAGGATTTATTCACGATGAATTGCAGTTTGAATGCCCCCCACCGATGGCACCAGCCTTAATGGCTATTATAAAACAAAGCGCCGGCGAAGCTGGCAGATATTACAACCTCCGTATACCTATAGAAGCCGATGTAAAAACAGGAGCTAACTGGGCCGAAACGCACTAA
- a CDS encoding high light inducible protein hli10, with protein sequence MFSYFKSTEVQRYLVRAERLNGYAAMVGMVAALGAYAVTGQLIPGIW encoded by the coding sequence ATGTTCAGCTATTTCAAATCTACAGAAGTTCAGCGTTATCTCGTTCGGGCCGAGCGACTGAACGGCTACGCGGCAATGGTCGGCATGGTCGCAGCTCTAGGTGCCTATGCTGTAACAGGCCAGCTAATTCCCGGAATTTGGTAA